The Fulvitalea axinellae genomic interval TTTGTTTTTGGATATACATATGCCCGGGCTTTCCGGTCTCGATTTTCTCCGTACCCTTACCAATCCGCCACAAGTAGTCTTAACCACCGCTTATTCCGAATACGCATTGGAAAGCTATTCTCTAAACGTAACCGATTACCTACTAAAACCTATCGGTTTCGAACGTTTTGCTCAGGCGATCAACAAAGTCGCAAAAGCGCTTAACCAAGGGAATAAACTCCAAGAGGAACCTAAAAGGGATTATTTATTTCTAAAGTCGGGATATAAATCCGTAAAAGTTCCTATCGGCGATATCCTTTATGTGGAAAGCATGAAAGTATACGTGATCTTCCATACTGTCGAAGGCCTGCAATTCGTAAAAAACGAAAGACTAAAACATGTTGAGGCTTTACTGAAAGAACATAACTTTATCCGAGTACATAAATCATTTATGGTCTCTATGGATCATATTACCGCCTTTTACGGAAATACAATAGAAATCGGTGAAACGGAAATTCCATTGGGCCGTAGCTACCGCGAAGAGATATTACGGATATTGGATTGGAAAGGCTGAAATAAACGAATAAAAAACTAGATCCCCACTTTCACAAAAAGCCCGGGCGTAAACGGTACACCTCGCAGATACACCGCCCGGCCACTCGGAAGATTAGACACGTTACTGTTGGCCACATTATCGGCATTCGTAAGATTCAGTACAGAAGCACCCGCTTCTATATCAAGCTTTTCCATTCCGAA includes:
- a CDS encoding response regulator transcription factor codes for the protein MEHKIRCIIVDDEPIAIDYLSDYVQKTPQLQLVGTFNRAKEAYESVAKGNVDLLFLDIHMPGLSGLDFLRTLTNPPQVVLTTAYSEYALESYSLNVTDYLLKPIGFERFAQAINKVAKALNQGNKLQEEPKRDYLFLKSGYKSVKVPIGDILYVESMKVYVIFHTVEGLQFVKNERLKHVEALLKEHNFIRVHKSFMVSMDHITAFYGNTIEIGETEIPLGRSYREEILRILDWKG